The sequence TGCTGAAGGACCGGATTATTTTTGTGGGCGGGTTTGGCGGGGCGGTGACGACGGATTCAGCCAATCTTATTATTGCGCAGCTTCTTTATTTGGAAGCGGAAGACCCTGAAAAATACATCAACCTCTATATCAACTCCCCGGGGGGCATGGTGACCGCCGGGCTGGCGGTTTATGACACGATGCAGTACATCAAGTCCCCCATTACCACCATTTGCATGGGAATGGCCATGTCCTTTGGCGCTGTTCTTTTAACAGCGGGAACAAAAGGGCATCGTTTCGCGCTTCCCAATTCACGGGTGATGATTCATCAACCTCTACTTTCAGGCGGGGGGCTTTCCGGTCAAGCCACCGATATCAATATTGAAAGCACTGAACTTTCAAAAACGAAGCGGCGGTTGTGCGAAATTATGGCGAAACACACCGGGCAAGCCGTGGAAAAAATAACGGCGGACATGGAGCGTAATTTTTATATGTCGGCTGAAAAAGCAAAAGAGTATGGGATCATAGACGAAGTGATCACACCAAGAAAACTGATGGAACTGAATAAAAAATAGGAGACAACGGGTGATTGATTCTAATTTCGGCATGGGAGAATCCCCCCAATGCGTGTTTTGCACAAAGGGGAAAGTTGACGGCCTCAAACTCATCGGGGGGCAGGGAACCTACGTATGCGAA is a genomic window of Elusimicrobiota bacterium containing:
- the clpP_1 gene encoding ATP-dependent Clp protease proteolytic subunit, with protein sequence MLIPSIIERWNQGAVVGYDIYSRLLKDRIIFVGGFGGAVTTDSANLIIAQLLYLEAEDPEKYINLYINSPGGMVTAGLAVYDTMQYIKSPITTICMGMAMSFGAVLLTAGTKGHRFALPNSRVMIHQPLLSGGGLSGQATDINIESTELSKTKRRLCEIMAKHTGQAVEKITADMERNFYMSAEKAKEYGIIDEVITPRKLMELNKK